Within the Corticium candelabrum chromosome 6, ooCorCand1.1, whole genome shotgun sequence genome, the region TGTCGATGACTACAAGACAAGTGTGAAGAGAACCTGCAATTTAAGGCGAGTAGTCAACGACGATCTAGAACcaaaaattaagaaaaacATTCCAGCGAAAGCACCCGGTCCCGAGGAGACAAGTTTGCAGGTGTGAAAATCTCTTGATCGTATCACGTTAGCATTTAGTACTTGAATATATTTGCACAATTGTTGTGCAACAGTGTCTTACGTTGCAAACTGCTACTAGACAGTTGTCAAGACTGcctaaattaataataaagaAAATATTGCATAGTTCGTCAAAATGCTTGAATTGTTAGTGACAATGAGGTTGTAGAATATGGGTTTGCATTAGCTAATCCACGCGCGAATACAGAATTTTTCGAAAGAGGGTGTCCAGTTGTACCATACCAGCTAAATCTGTATGTGAACTACGgaaccagcaaactcacttcaatctGTATTAGGGTTAATTTCCTGGCATATTCATTAAGCATATAAGTTTAGAATTGAACAAATTAACCATCCATCAAAACATTATGGTACGTTCACttcaataacacaacaaacaagattcATTTAATATTTCGGTTGCGGTGGGTGTGTCGTAAGAGGAGGGGGGCCCGACCCAAGGACCCCTCCCTGTTATCCGCCTATGTAGTCTAACTGTCAGTATTGTACTTCTCTATAGTCACTGGTTGCCATTAGTCAAGCTGTTGAGTTACAAAGAACACCAGGCATAAATGGAAGCTAATTTAGTTCAAACCAGCTCATGGAGGAGGTACTGATAAGTAGTACGCTATATAAATATTAGAAGTTCATTTTCTGCTGGGTACTTGTACTGAACTGTTTGTCCACAGATCTTGTTCTAGCACGAGAGGTGTGCATTCAGATTTTAGCTGAAGAATTTCAACCATGAACTTGCGAGGGACATACAAAACTACTACATTGCCTTGTTAGATGGACCAAATCCTCACTACATCGGTACAGGATATAGCGTTGTTTGGGATTCAATTCTAAACAGGTTtctaaatgtaaaatgtaatCTGATAAAAAATggcatttgtttgtattgttgcaTATCCAGTTACTTTCATGGCCGTTGTTACAGTGATGTGTTTCTCTGGGCTACAAGTTTCCCCGCACAGATATCcctagtgttttgtgtgtcccCCGTACACATATTACTAGACTGTCTACATCAAAGATACGGCAAGAACGCATGCTCCAACCATACAAAATTGGCGCGCACGACGGataaagcccggttcacagtacgacgctagCACGGGCgtcctgcgagcgtcctggacgctgacgatgagcgagcgtcagcgtcTGTGACGCTCCCACGACGCTAGGCGAGCGTCcccgacgctggaatagagaaaagttctaatcgaCCGTCCTAGCCGGAAGTGAACCAGcgtccgatgacatcacgtgctcatttcaaccaatcgaaagtcgGTTAGAGCAACTGgacgtatccgggatattctagtcgttcacatggcatcgatcattgattcgtcgctggaagttttcattgagcGTGTGCGTCACTGCGTGGTTTTCCCCATCCGTTTGACAAGTTCAGTCAAAAACTACAAGACCTAAGGATGAAATAGAACGGTTAGGACCACGGCGCAGCAGCAACCaaagcaaaacgtcgtcgtccCTGTCTGTCgcgagtacattgtacacacgtggttactttgcagcgccagaccactgtcgcagtgtgttctttgtgcgacggacgctcgtcagacgcaatactgtgaatggtatagcgccagcgtcttcgctgacgctcgtgtgagcgtcctggtcagcgtccaggacgctcgcaggacgctgtgccagcgtcgtactgtgaaccgggcttaagGAGCAATATGTGAGACTGGTCGCGTATATTGTCAATGGAGAGTATCCATACGGACTAAGGAAATCAGAGAAGTTTGCAATGAGGCGAGCTAGCAAGAGCTACTCGGTGAAAGATGGGAGACTATGTAAGTTGTTTATAAATGTACAGGCTGGTAACAGTTAGAAGAACTTTATACAGTATAGCGtatacaacacaaaatttaacAAGTCTGTTTTTGCAGtcttgtatatttgtttgtgtttgctacACAGATTCTGAAAGGAGTGCTGCAGTACAATATAAGTTATTACTTAGTTCCTTATTATTGAAAAGAAGCTGATCAAGCTTGATGCACTAAACAGTAGAATTGAATCTCTTGATTATGGATACGCTGCCACATCAAAGCCGTTCTGTTTGTCATTCAACTAAAAAACAGTCTGTCGTCATTTCTCAATCTATTTCTCCTTCTACACCTACACTTCCATAACTTCAACTGAAATGTTAGTGGGCACATCGCATAGAGACACGAGAGTTCGTCATCATACCACAGCTTCTCCAGCTGTATATTACACGTAACAGATTACCTCCACCCCTTCGACCATCGAGAATCGTGGGTAGCTACTTTGTCAGGTTGACCTGCCTAGTCAGGAAGAGGAAATTAAATTAGTGTACTTACCCAAGTATATAAACTTGCCCTTTCTCGGTTGTTGAATCGAATCGTAAATTCATAATTTAACCAAACCAAGAGGAAAAGCCAGGAAAAGACGTTCTTCGAGGAGCTGTGCAGCATGTGTTGCCACAATACAATGCTACATAAATAAGACGAATAAGGATATGCAAAGTGTTGGAAAACAAGCAACTATAACTATGAAAGGATTACTGCACTAAATATGAATTCGTTCATTCTTACTTAGCCTAGCATCGTTTTGCTGAGAAAAGTTGTCTTGTCGTTTTGTACGAGTTTGTTCAAATCCTGATGTGTAAGCCAAACAGCAAGATTCAAAACTCTAATGAATCAAGAAGAACGCAACTGTGCACTGTAATTCAATTTGTGAGTTGTCATAAATGGTAACTTTGCTAAGAGTACTGCCGAAGCTTTTGGTacgtgtcgtgctcaaccagatcagtctggtttgtaaagtctattacaagtaccggaagcaaaccctgcttcagaagtacttagaccatcacggctgtctagaaagaagacatgactttacggaggatccgagtagatcccagaagcactgttttctgtaagtgctgcaggttgtgatgacctggaataatgtccagccaccgtgcaatacctgcgtgcactgtgcccaaagctcccaagaccaccggaaccaccagtgttcgacaatgccacatgcggcttatctccactcgcaagtcgctgtacttcgccaacttctcagcatgtttcttgccaatgttgccatcagcaggacagctgatatcaataagaagacaagtgtttgtcttcctatttctgagacagatgtctggacgattggctttgatcttcctggcagtggggatggtggtatcccacatcacaataatgtcatccgtctccacaagcctatcaggatgatgccggtaccatctgctctccactggaaccccaaaatggcgacaaacgtcccagtgaatgatggatgccacctgattgtgtcgatcagtgtagtccgtcggtgccaaagcactacagcctgccacaatgtggtcgactgtctccaggcctacactgcacatgcggcaagtaggactgacatcacgatgtagaatcttgcgctcatagtaccgagtccgaagagcttggtcttgagcagcaacaaccagtccctcagttgcagcaggaagattcgctgcctttagccatccgtaggtctctttcatgtccacaggcggttgctcagtgagacgacgatactgcccgtgcataggcttcccgctccaggatcgcacacgaagagaactgcaacacgtacggtaatgtctcgcatctgttttaggcgcttgctcgaagccaccttcaaccgagatggatgcattcctgtgtaagttctgcgacttgtcgtccaaagcaagactcctccgcagctgtgcagtaaaccgacaagccatgcgcttgatcgagtgtaaagattttccagagtcacactcccgtatcatctgcatgaaaggatcagaactgtcagcaaggtaacagttcagccttacaatacaagattgatatgtcgactcaatctgttgtaaccccctacccccatcactgcaaggagcgtacagtcggtcaacgtctgcagcaggatggtggacaccgtgcatagagaggagctttctggtccgtcgatcgagctgctgcaggtccgtgcacccccaatgaatgacgccaaaaccgtaagtgagaaccggtagtgcaaacccattgatggctagaatcttgttccgaccatacaactcagtccggagaaccaccttcactctgcgcaagtactcgcgacggagtctctcccgcatcatgctgtgctgaataccgttactctcatctacacccaagtacttgtagacttgacccggttccagacagttgatggtgtccgtttttcctaccgtcaccccagagttgtgtccagatagtctgccgttgacaaagtgtgcaacagcacatttgtccagaccaaacttcatctggatgtcatcagagaaggtacgaaccgtgtgcaacaacccgtccaactgatcagagtttctgccatacagcttcagatcatccatgtaaagtagatgactgataagctgacgtttggcagtctcaccatgcccagtggtcatccggtagccgtaaccggttctgttcagctccttgctcagaggattgagagccatacagaagagaagtggagaaagtgagtcaccttggaaaatacccctcctgatctgcataagccttgtcttgatagtactattcccgcaagaaagcaccatcgatgtcctccaactcttcatcacacgtgacaggaacccgcacaagactggactgatcttatgcagctgaaggcattggagcaaccaactgtgtggcacgctgtcataggctttctggtagtccacccaagccatgctcaagctcttgtgcctggtcctacagtcttcggtaagcagcttgttgatcaacagctgatcctttgcacaaaagatccctgtcgacaacctttctgctccggagccatgaggtttctctgatccaaatgctctgcaatcctctgcctgatgactgaggtgagggtcttatagaagacagacagacacgtgataggccggtaatttttggcctggtcagtcttgtcattcttaggaatcagtgtagttattccttgagacaaccagtcgggtacagagtctggattctgaaccagcaggttgtagttacgagtcagatcagtgtgaagacacgtgatacgcttgacccagaaaccataaaccttgtctggaccaggagacttccagttccccatccttttgagacacgatgtgacctcattgtctgagataggtaaccactgctgctcatctttccggtgcgtctcgccatcgatttgacgtctcagccagaaggcagactcattgtgatgcacctcagtttctaggataccaccccaatactgttcgatctcagactcggatggcggggaagtgacccggatagtctgcttatccagctctctgtaaaaccgtccagcatctcgttgaaacaaaccattctggcgaagtctcttacgattcttctccagcctcctggtccgctcgaccttggacttaagttccattttcaatcgatttatggagacctcacaactctccgaacaggaaatgcccaaccgatgccgaagacgtcggagttcatgtaacatacgaatgcccgatgaaccctttctaacctccagcaacagtgagatcgcacgtcgaagtgtgagaatctccatatccagccttcgtctccatgttggtgtttgagaattggttgacttcgtcgtctttaagccccgccttttggacactagcgaagcagcagagtataccaggtaactgatttcactcatatctggttcatcctttaacgaactgatgattgtgttaagatcaccaataagcttcagggttccactgttcacaaagattcttggaaggcattgtctctcacagataggaatttgcctgactttctgcaactcctcaagaaactctcgacgaagtacagggtccacagcagcatcacaatcaagcgaaagaccatcctccgtttggcagcagtctggactgagttgagatgaagaagtttccatcctttctagccgagaagctatactaggatgtgtagtcatcagatcagagctcacagagtcacaaggggatggtgattccccAACAGCACTacactgaactgaatccaaagtgtcatctacggataggatatcaccactatctcttgcagatgagcagtccttagagagaacagtgactgactgaacaagggagccatcttccaagtgattagcaaactcatgatcctcttgcatcattgacacgacagatttcccaccacgtgcagcaggcgccatcctgactgaagccatgcaaggtgacacattgtcaagcaaaggcgtgacaactgagctatcagctgatagagcagaaaccacatccaacgccgacatctgcacaccacgacaaacatcagtcgtaacagataacaaacctgagacgggctttccatcctgtgcggcctcgcgtttaatctcctccaactctgattcagtcagacttccagaagttaagagatatcgcttctggtctgctaaacgctgctcagagacgtcagtcagagaaggatttcgttcacaccacagctgatgcatgggttttctgaaagcagagaacttgcatgacaacagcacgtagtaataacaaaacatcacttccctattcatttgtcgcgtccatttccttcgtcttgttgcattgccgttcctgttagccgaaacacaagattcgctaggaacggtgggcatcacagtagtctcgtcagcgggatttgaagccaaattcaaatcagacgccgcacgagagatagttcgaccagtcgccctacgcccagaactattcctggtcttccgaacagctccagtgattccagatgccgacttttcgagccctgtcctggtttcccgacaaggaacgcgctcctcagctagctctgagacgagcgatacagctagacgtccATCTTCCATCAATATCCGGTGTAGCAGGAAATCCGTCTCGGCAGGAAATCTGTCCCGGCCGAGACggatttcctaggaaattggTCTCGGAGCTAGGAAATCCGTCACGCCCTGCATGTTCTAGGAAATCGGTATCGGGCGGGAcagatttcctaggaaatcgGTCTCGGAGCTAGGAAACGCAGCTCACTCTGAATGTTCTAGGAAAACCCAGAACGGCCGGTGTTTCGGTATTGAAAATGCCTCCATGCAGCAGGGAATTTACTAATGGGCCTAAATCATGATATATTTAACCACGTTTCTAGGGAACATAACACAGCATTCCAGGTTTCTCATTTGTACTGCAGCCTCCCACTATACGTATGTATACGTACAGCACAGTTTAAACAAAGTTCTAGGCtcatcatacacacaatgcaaacagtAATGCACGTTGAACGCAAACACGaactatatacatgtgtatagtgtcagctagtgtatgcatgcagaatTTTTACTTGCAGTTACCACAGGTCCATTTTTTGCTCCTAGTAGGCAATATCGGTCTAGCACATTTCAAATGACACCAATCATCGCATTTCTGGCACTTCACTGTAGCAGCAAATGTCTCGGGCATCAAGCACCAACGCCAACATCATTAGGAGGATCGGCAATCGCACGGACGTAGAGACGGTGTGACAGCTGTTCTTCGTCAGCCTACCTGTTGGATATGAACCGTTTTCAAGGTAGAAAACGACCCGCTCGTACATTTGCTCTTCCATGGCGCTTCCCGTCATTCAGAATATCAAACaattgcacatgcgtgtgggtgagacacacaatgacatattTCCTGCGTGGTGACAGATTTCCTAGCGCCTCGGCCGAGACAGATATCCTAAGGAAATGTGTCTCGGCCAAGACTAATTTCCCAGCGTAGTGACAGATTTCCTAGCAAATCTGACTAGCCGAGACAGATATCCTAAGGAAATGTGTCTCGGCCGAGACAGATTTCCCCGAGACGGATTTCCTACTACACCGGGACaagtattattgttattatgtgtcgttatgcccctccataatgggcaagtggggtctttatgtcgtgctcaaccagatcagtctggtttgtaaagtctattacaagtaccggaagcaaaccctgcttcagaagtacttagaccatcacggctgtctagaaagaagacatgactttacgaaggatccgagtagatcccaga harbors:
- the LOC134181552 gene encoding uncharacterized protein LOC134181552, with amino-acid sequence MEDGRLAVSLVSELAEERVPCRETRTGLEKSASGITGAVRKTRNSSGRRATGRTISRAASDLNLASNPADETTVMPTVPSESCVSANRNGNATRRRKWTRQMNREVMFCYYYVLLSCKFSAFRKPMHQLWCERNPSLTDVSEQRLADQKRYLLTSGSLTESELEEIKREAAQDGKPVSGLLSVTTDVCRGVQMSALDVVSALSADSSVVTPLLDNVSPCMASVRMAPAARGGKSVVSMMQEDHEFANHLEDGSLVQSVTVLSKDCSSARDSGDILSVDDTLDSVQCSAVGESPSPCDSVSSDLMTTHPSIASRLERMETSSSQLSPDCCQTEDGLSLDCDAAVDPVLRREFLEELQKVRQIPICERQCLPRIFVNSGTLKLIGDLNTIISSLKDEPDMSEISYLVYSAASLVSKRRGLKTTKSTNSQTPTWRRRLDMEILTLRRAISLLLEVRKGSSGIRMLHELRRLRHRLEWRASVEPSSALFPPSESLIPLEESKSLTARTLVGRTGGRLFSHLEGNKFDLVSERREKNAVIAQ